One Gloeothece verrucosa PCC 7822 DNA window includes the following coding sequences:
- a CDS encoding DUF1816 domain-containing protein: MKELLTKIFTFLGLAYWVEIQTDYPRCIYYFGPFFTKKEADEAKMGYLEDLEHEGAKGISVVSKRCKPSKLTIFDEKEEFKQIRVIPSLSSQIS; encoded by the coding sequence ATGAAAGAGTTATTGACAAAAATTTTCACATTCTTAGGATTAGCTTACTGGGTGGAAATTCAGACCGATTATCCTAGATGTATTTATTACTTTGGGCCTTTTTTCACTAAAAAGGAAGCCGACGAGGCTAAAATGGGCTATTTAGAAGATTTAGAGCATGAAGGAGCTAAAGGAATATCTGTGGTATCTAAACGCTGTAAACCCAGTAAATTAACGATTTTCGATGAAAAAGAAGAATTTAAACAAATCCGCGTCATTCCCTCTTTGAGCAGCCAAATTTCTTAA
- the rlmB gene encoding 23S rRNA (guanosine(2251)-2'-O)-methyltransferase RlmB: protein MIEKKRPGSRPARPQRRLSKVKPPLERRNPKPVTVVAPLASEPPEQPSQEEADLIYGRHPVLTALEGTRQINRIWVISKLRYDSRFHSLLTQAKANGTVIDEVSPHRLTQLTDGANHQGIVAQVSPYTYVELGDLIEQARASTPAPVILIADGITDPHNLGAIIRTTEAIGAQGLVIPQRRAVGITSSVMKVAAGALEHLPVARVVNLSRALEELKEAGFWIYGTMSQGSKALHTIDFSGAVGLVVGSEGEGLSLLTQRCCDALISIPLAGKTPSLNASVAAAIALYEVYRQRQSEKLFLNSVSSSTSQKPAG from the coding sequence ATGATTGAGAAAAAGCGTCCCGGTTCCCGTCCTGCACGTCCGCAACGTCGTCTATCTAAAGTCAAACCCCCTTTAGAACGTCGTAACCCTAAACCCGTAACCGTTGTGGCACCCCTTGCCAGCGAGCCGCCAGAACAACCCTCTCAAGAAGAGGCCGACTTAATTTATGGTCGTCATCCAGTGTTGACGGCCTTAGAAGGGACTCGCCAAATTAACCGCATTTGGGTGATTTCTAAACTCCGTTATGATAGCCGCTTTCATTCTCTATTGACTCAGGCTAAGGCCAATGGCACCGTCATTGATGAAGTGAGTCCCCATCGTCTTACTCAACTTACTGATGGAGCAAATCATCAGGGAATTGTCGCTCAGGTGTCTCCCTATACTTATGTTGAGTTGGGGGATTTGATCGAACAAGCCCGAGCTAGTACACCAGCACCAGTTATTTTAATTGCTGATGGGATCACTGATCCTCATAACCTTGGAGCCATTATTCGCACCACTGAAGCCATCGGAGCGCAAGGTTTAGTCATCCCTCAACGTCGAGCCGTCGGGATCACATCATCCGTGATGAAAGTGGCGGCCGGCGCTTTAGAACATTTACCTGTAGCCAGAGTGGTGAATTTAAGCCGCGCTCTAGAAGAGTTAAAAGAAGCCGGCTTTTGGATCTATGGCACTATGAGCCAAGGAAGTAAAGCATTACACACCATAGATTTTAGCGGCGCGGTAGGATTAGTGGTAGGCTCCGAGGGAGAGGGCTTAAGTTTGTTGACCCAACGCTGCTGTGATGCTTTGATTTCGATTCCTTTAGCCGGGAAAACTCCCAGCCTTAATGCTTCTGTGGCCGCCGCCATTGCCCTTTATGAAGTCTATCGTCAACGTCAGTCTGAGAAACTTTTTTTAAACTCTGTATCATCCAGCACTTCTCAAAAACCCGCAGGATGA
- a CDS encoding Mini-ribonuclease 3 gives MELKAICSLTAPLLKIGQISPASLAYIGDAVYELYVRTRYLLPPRRLCDYHNQVVAKVRAEQQAAYLQVLEPHLTESEREIVRQGRNAANGRPRRLSPELYQQASSLETLIGYLYLQNPQRLNELLEILEF, from the coding sequence ATGGAACTCAAGGCAATTTGTAGTTTAACGGCTCCTCTGTTAAAAATCGGTCAAATCTCACCGGCTTCTCTGGCTTATATCGGCGATGCCGTTTATGAATTATACGTCCGCACTCGTTATCTTTTACCCCCTCGCCGTCTCTGTGACTACCATAATCAAGTGGTCGCTAAAGTGCGTGCCGAACAACAGGCAGCCTATTTACAAGTGTTAGAACCTCACCTGACTGAATCTGAACGCGAAATCGTGCGACAAGGACGAAATGCGGCTAACGGACGACCACGACGACTATCTCCTGAACTTTATCAGCAAGCCTCTAGCTTAGAAACCTTAATTGGATATCTGTATCTCCAAAATCCTCAACGATTAAATGAATTATTAGAAATTTTAGAATTCTAA